The sequence below is a genomic window from Thermoflavifilum sp..
GAAAGTAAGCGCAGGGATGAAACGCAATCAAAGATTCGCATCTTCGGCCTGGATCGTATTCAGAATATCTGGACTACGAGGGATACTTTCGAGTATCCGGAAACATTCGACCATCAGGCTTTTTTCGGGAATATCATCGGCATCTCCGATCCAGAAAAAGAACCGGAAAACATTGAATTATGGTTTGAGGCGGAGCAGAGCAAATATATTTTATCGCAACCCATTCATGCTTCGCAGCGTGTATTGGAGCAAACAGATGCCGGTTGCAGGATTGGCCTGAAGGTCGTTATCAATTACGAACTGCTGATGCTGTTGTTGAGTTATGGTTCCCATGTAAAAGTGCTGTCACCAGCACATCTGGCCCGGCAAATCCAGCAAGAAGCCCGGAAGATGGTGGCATTGTACGACAACAAGTAAGCCTGACGAATCACTTGCTCAGCAGCATGCTTCTCTCCTTATAGAGTTTGCGGAAATAGGGATCGCGCAGATCCTTGATGAAACGAATAGCCTCGCCGGTGGATTTCATTTCCGGGCCCAGCTCGCGGTTGACACCGGGAAATTTATTGAAGGAAAACACCGGTTCTTTGATGGCATATCCGTTCAGTTTTTTCTCGATTTTGAAGTCCTTCAGCTTGTGCGTGCCCAGGATGATTTTTGTGGCGATGTTCAGGTAAGGCACCTGGTAGGCCTTGGCGATGAACGGCGTGGTACGTGAAGCACGTGGATTAGCTTCAATCACATACACCACACCATCTTTGATAGCAAATTGCACGTTGATCAATCCTTGAATATGCAGGGCACGGGCGATTTTCTCGGCATAATATTCCATGGTGGTAACCTCCATGGGCGAGAGGTTGAAGGGAGGAAGCACGGCATTGCTGTCGCCGCTGTGGATGCCGGCGGGCTCGATATGCTCCATAACCCCCATGACATGAAATTCTTCCCCGTCGAAGATGGCATCAATTTCCGCTTCCTGACAGCGATCCAGAAAATGGTCGATCAGGATCTTATTACCGGGCAGGTGTTTGAGCAGGCTTACCACGGCTTTTTCCAGTTCTTCTTCATTGATCACGATCCGCATGCGCTGTCCGCCCAGCACATAAGAGGGACGCACCAGCACGGGATAACCCACTTTTTTAGCAACGGCCATGGCTTCTTCGGCTGTATAAGCCGTACCGTATTTTGGATAGGGAATGCCCAGCTCTTTGAGCATATCGGAGAAACGACCCCGATCTTCGGCAATGTCCATATCGTCGAAAGCAGTACCGAAGATATGAATGCCATTTTCATGCAGGTTTTTAGCCAGTTTCAATGCGGTTTGTCCACCCAGTTGCACGATTACGCCTTCAGGTTGTTCCAGGTCGATGATCTCGCGGAGGTGCTCCCAGAAAACCGGCTCGAAATAGAGCTTGTCGGCCATGTCGAAATCGGTGGAAACGGTTTCGGGGTTGCAGTTGATCATGATGGCTTCATAGCCGCATTCCTGAATAGCCATCAGTCCGTGTGTACAGCAATAATCAAATTCAATTCCCTGTCCGATGCGATTGGGACCGGATCCCAGCACCACTACTTTTTTGCGTTTCGATGGGATGCTTTCGTTGACCTGATCGAAGGTGGAATAATAGTAGGGGGTGCGGGCCTCAAATTCGGCCGAGCAGGTATCCACCATCTTATAGGTGCGCACAATACCCAGCTGTTTTCGCTTTTCGTAGATTTCATCTTCCGAATCGCAGCGCAACAGGATGGCCAGCTGACGATCGGAAAAACCCAGCTGTTTGGCTTCTCGTAACAACTCATCGGGGATATCGCGCAGGTGATAGGTGCTTAGCTTTTTCTCCATGTCGACGATGAGCTGGATCTGATGCAGAAACCAGGGATCGATATGGGTAAGCTGGTGGATGGTTTTGATCGAAACACCCAGCATGAGGGCATCTTTGATACGGAATACGCGATCCCAGGTGGGGCGTTTCAATTTTTCCAGCAGCTGTTCAATTTTCAGCGAGGAGTTGTTATAGGTGCCCAGTCCGATAGCTTCATTTTCCAGGCCCTGACAGGCTTTCTGGAGGGCTTCAGGGAAAGTACGGCCGATGGCCATTACCTCACCCACCGATTTCATCTGCAATCCCAGGGTATCGTCGGCGCCCTTGAATTTATCGAAGTTCCACCGGGGCATTTTCACGATCACGTAGTCGAGAGCGGGTTCGAAGTAGGCCGAGGTATTGCCGGTGATTTGATTTTTCAGTTCATCGAGTCGATATCCTATGGCCAGCTTGGCGGCGATCTTGGCTATGGGATAGCCGGTGGCTTTGGAGGCAAGCGCGGAGGAGCGGCTGACACGCGGATTGATTTCTATGGCGATGATTTCTTCGGTCTGTGGATTCAGGGCAAATTGTACGTTACAGCCTCCTGCAAAGTTGCCCATGCTGCGCATCATTTTGATGGCCGTGTTGCGCATGAGCTGGTAGGCCGTATCGCTCAGCGTCATGGCCGGCGCCACGGTGATGGAATCGCCCGTATGGATACCCATCGGGTCCATGTTTTCCACCGTACAGATGATCACCACGTTGTCGGCCGCATCGCGCAGCAGCTCCAGTTCAAATTCTTTCCAGCCCAGTACGGCTTTTTCGACCAGCACTTCATGGATGGGTGAAGCTTCCAGTCCACGCTGAAGGGCTTCATCCAGCTCTTCCTTGCTATGCACAAAGCTGCCGCCCGTGCCGCCCAGCGTGTAAGAAGGGCGGATAACCAGCGGGAAACCAATTTCCTGTGCAAATTCTTTGCCTTCTAAAAATGAGTTGGCGATGCGCGATGGAGCCACCGGTACGCCAATTTCATGCATGAACCGGCGAAATTCTTCCCGATCTTCGGCCTTATTGATGGCTTTAATATCTACCCCAATCAAGCGCACGCCGTATTTTTCCCATAATCCCAACTCATCGGCTTCTTTAGCCAGGTTAAGCGCTGTTTGTCCACCCATGGTAGGCAATACAGCGTCGATTTCATTTTCCTGAAGGATTTGCTCCAGGCTTTCCACTGTAAGGGGAAGCAGATATACCCGGTCGGCCATCATGGGGTCGGTCATGATCGTGGCCGGATTTGAATTGATGAGAATAACCCGGATACCCTCTTCCCGAAGCGAACGTGCTGCTTGAGAGCCACTGTAATCAAATTCACAGGCCTGGCCAATGATAATCGGACCGGAACCAATGATCAGTACAGAGCGGATCGAATTGTCTTTGGGCATTGCTTTCAGACCAGCATTAAGAATTCTAAAATATTTGAAAAGAACCCGGGATTAATTGGAGATTGTTTAATTTTTCCAAAAAATCGTGCAAAGATATACAGTCCGATTGGTTTTCAAAAATGAAATGTTCCCCGCAAAGCTGAAAAGCTTGTCCGGGGCTGAATTTCGGGCACTTGTAGTACCTGCTACATGGGGAAAACGGCGTGAATCTTACCTTTGTAAAAACTTTTGCTTTGAAAAAGAAGTATGCTTATCTGCTGATTGTTTTGATTTTGATCCTTGATCAGACATTGAAAATATGGGTGAAAACGCACATGGCACTGGGTGATGAATTTCCCGTACTGGGAC
It includes:
- the carB gene encoding carbamoyl-phosphate synthase large subunit, encoding MPKDNSIRSVLIIGSGPIIIGQACEFDYSGSQAARSLREEGIRVILINSNPATIMTDPMMADRVYLLPLTVESLEQILQENEIDAVLPTMGGQTALNLAKEADELGLWEKYGVRLIGVDIKAINKAEDREEFRRFMHEIGVPVAPSRIANSFLEGKEFAQEIGFPLVIRPSYTLGGTGGSFVHSKEELDEALQRGLEASPIHEVLVEKAVLGWKEFELELLRDAADNVVIICTVENMDPMGIHTGDSITVAPAMTLSDTAYQLMRNTAIKMMRSMGNFAGGCNVQFALNPQTEEIIAIEINPRVSRSSALASKATGYPIAKIAAKLAIGYRLDELKNQITGNTSAYFEPALDYVIVKMPRWNFDKFKGADDTLGLQMKSVGEVMAIGRTFPEALQKACQGLENEAIGLGTYNNSSLKIEQLLEKLKRPTWDRVFRIKDALMLGVSIKTIHQLTHIDPWFLHQIQLIVDMEKKLSTYHLRDIPDELLREAKQLGFSDRQLAILLRCDSEDEIYEKRKQLGIVRTYKMVDTCSAEFEARTPYYYSTFDQVNESIPSKRKKVVVLGSGPNRIGQGIEFDYCCTHGLMAIQECGYEAIMINCNPETVSTDFDMADKLYFEPVFWEHLREIIDLEQPEGVIVQLGGQTALKLAKNLHENGIHIFGTAFDDMDIAEDRGRFSDMLKELGIPYPKYGTAYTAEEAMAVAKKVGYPVLVRPSYVLGGQRMRIVINEEELEKAVVSLLKHLPGNKILIDHFLDRCQEAEIDAIFDGEEFHVMGVMEHIEPAGIHSGDSNAVLPPFNLSPMEVTTMEYYAEKIARALHIQGLINVQFAIKDGVVYVIEANPRASRTTPFIAKAYQVPYLNIATKIILGTHKLKDFKIEKKLNGYAIKEPVFSFNKFPGVNRELGPEMKSTGEAIRFIKDLRDPYFRKLYKERSMLLSK